The following coding sequences lie in one Lolium perenne isolate Kyuss_39 chromosome 2, Kyuss_2.0, whole genome shotgun sequence genomic window:
- the LOC127309446 gene encoding uncharacterized protein yields the protein MSEVFDLPNGTIIDVSGGVTYVGPAEADFCAPSGMREIAIVDSGHNTIFLRFFGESTYLLGDQLLSAEQNNAVVVASNMEVVHQSKSLDNTSATTVTFEPCAKCSQFNILEGVRQHVRAETSIREHVKKLVLYRRDIYEGQIDVTEEPPSKTSKLNNGGSNRSSV from the exons ATGTCCGAAGTGTTCGATCTCCCAAACGGAACTATCATTG ATGTTTCCGGCGGCGTGACATATGTCGGCCCAGCTGAGGCTGATTTTTGTGCCCCTAGCGGCATGAGGGAGATCGCTATAGTTGATAGCGGACACAACACAATCTTCCTGCGTTTTTTTGGTGAGTCTACTTATCTACTCGGCGACCAGCTGTTATCTGCAGAACAGAACAATGCAGTTGTTGTGGCCTCCAACATGGAGGTTGTTCATCAATCAA AGTCTCTTGATAACACCAGTGCCACCACTGTCACATTTGAGCCATGCGCAAAATGCTCTCAGTTTAATATTCTCGAAG GTGTTAGGCAACACGTCCGTGCTGAGACATCAATCCGGGAGCACGTGAAAAAATTGGTCTTATACAGAAGGGACATATATGAGGGTCAGATCGATGTCACTGAAGAACCTCCATCCAAGACATCAAAGCTTAATAATGGTGGATCTAATCGTTCATCTGTATAG
- the LOC127310209 gene encoding preprotein translocase subunit SECE1-like: protein MRARKEAEVAGGGGGWWAGVTQEMSEIEWPAPGKVLGTTGVVLGIIAGSTAALLSVNAVLAELSDRVFAGRGLQDFF from the coding sequence ATGCGCGCGCGGAAGGAGGCGGAGGTcgccggaggcggcggcgggtggtGGGCCGGCGTGACCCAGGAGATGTCGGAGATCGAGTGGCCGGCGCCCGGGAAGGTGCTGGGCACCACGGGGGTCGTCCTCGGCATCATCGCGGGCTCCACGGCCGCGCTGCTCTCCGTCAACGCCGTCCTCGCCGAGCTCTCCGACCGCGTCTTCGCCGGCCGGGGCCTCCAGGACTTCTTCTAA
- the LOC127306854 gene encoding uncharacterized protein, translated as MVTASTTPFPRLLAPARSNPAARPSLSTRRPPTLSSSRSVVSVRRRLAAASNDTTSDKEQEQEPSTAAGGPANPAEDPPVSPEKTQEEVAAELKEVMRARKEAEVAGGGGGWWAGVTQEMSEIEWPAPGKVLGTTGVVLGIIAGSTAALLSVNAVLAELSDRVFAGRGLQDFF; from the coding sequence ATGGTGACCGCGTCGACCACCCCGTTCCCCCGCCTCCTCGCCCCGGCCCGGTCGAACCCCGCCGCGCGCCCCTCCCTCTCCACCCGCCGCCCTCCCACGCTCTCCTCCTCCCGCTCCGTCGTCTCCGTCCGCCGACGTCTCGCCGCCGCATCCAATGATACCACCAGCGACAAAGAGCAGGAGCAAGAACCGTCCACGGCGGCGGGCGGACCCGCAAACCCCGCCGAGGATCCGCCGGTTTCTCCGGAGAAGACCCAGGaggaggtggcggcggagctGAAGGAGGTGATGCGCGCGCGGAAGGAGGCGGAGGTcgccggaggcggcggcgggtggtGGGCCGGGGTGACCCAGGAGATGTCGGAGATCGAGTGGCCGGCGCCCGGGAAGGTGCTGGGCACCACGGGGGTCGTCCTCGGCATCATCGCGGGCTCCACGGCCGCGCTGCTCTCCGTCAACGCCGTCCTCGCCGAGCTCTCCGACCGCGTCTTCGCCGGCCGGGGCCTCCAGGACTTCTTCTAA
- the LOC127310210 gene encoding uncharacterized protein, with product MCRLLSAAGEGGGAEQDDREAEVVGTAPVAEEEEALRRRRSSGRRRHSSACAGGWPDAGGGANCPWVLDQHLIIQGHGQRQRAGARTATAAGGPANPAEEPPVSPEKTQEEVAAELKEVMRARKEAEVAGGGGGWWAGVTQEMSEIEWPAPGKVLGTTGVVLGIIAGSTAALLSVNAVLAELSDRVFAGRGLQDFF from the exons ATGTGCCGCCTCCTGTCGGCCGCAGGGGAAGGCGGCGGAGCCGAGCAGGATGACAGGGAGGCGGAGGTAGTCGGGACCGCGCCGgtggcagaggaagaagaggctctccggcggcggcgctcgTCTGGCCGGCGGCGGCACTCGTCCGCGTGCGCCGGCGGGTGGCCCGacgccggcggtggcg CTAATTGTCCTTGGGTTCTTGATCAACACTTGATCATCCAAGGACACGGCCAGCGACAAAGAGCAGGAGCAAGAACCGCCACGGCGGCGGGCGGACCCGCAAACCCCGCCGAGGAACCGCCGGTTTCTCCGGAGAAGACCCAGGaggaggtggcggcggagctGAAGGAGGTGATGCGCGCGCGGAAGGAGGCGGAGGTcgccggaggcggcggcgggtggtGGGCCGGGGTGACCCAGGAGATGTCGGAGATCGAGTGGCCGGCGCCCGGGAAGGTGCTGGGCACCACGGGGGTCGTCCTCGGCATCATCGCGGGGTCCACGGCCGCGCTGCTCTCCGTCAACGCCGTCCTCGCCGAGCTCTCCGACCGCGTCTTCGCTGGCCGGGGCCTCCAGGATTTCTTCTAA